The genomic DNA TTCGCCGCCCACCGCAGCGAGTCGCCCGTCCGGGCTGAGCGCCATCGATCGGATCAAACTGAGACCGGTTCGCATGGTCGTCATGCTCGGGAAGCGGCAATAGAGTTCGTTGAGCGCCCAGTAAGCGGCCGGCGAATCGGGATCACGGAGGAATTCGCGCCAGATGATTGCTTCTGCATCGCCGAAATTTCCGGCCGCCCCGAGCGCGCGGCCGCGGTCGATCTGGCTCTGCGAGATTTCCACGCGAAGTTGTTCGGCCGTTCGATTGGCGCGATCTCGCTGGGCGAAAGCGTCGTTCCTGGCGACGATCGATTCATCCGCCAAACGTCGATTGGTGCGTGCCTGCGCCGAGGCCCAGACCGCGAAGCCGGTCAGCAGGACGACGAACGCCGCGACCGCCGCAAGCACGCCGCGATATCGCCTGACATTCTTGCGGAGCAAGTAGAGTGCCGAATCTCGCTTGGCCTCGACGGGTTCGTCATTGAGAAATCGTCGGATGTCCTGAGCCAGCTCCGATGCGGACTGGTAGCGGCGATCCTTGTCCTTGGAAAGCGCTTTGCAGACGATGGCTTCGACGTCCTGCGGAATGCGTCCGGTGCGAGCCGAGGCGGAGGAACGAATCGGTGCTGGCGGCTCCTCGGCGATGATCCGGGCGATCTCCGCCATGCCTGCGGACCCGAACTCGTAAGGCAGCCGACCTGTCAGCAATTGATAGATCAGTACGCCGACGGCGTACACGTCGGATCGGGTGTCCACACTATGGGACTCGCCCCGAATCTGCTCGGGACTCATGTAGGCGGGTGTACCGACGACCTGTCCCACGTGCGTGCGCCGTGCCGCTCCGGGCTCGTCGGCCTCGATCGCGGCCGCGACACCAAAGTCCAGCAGCTTGGGTTGCGCGTCAAAGACGCGCGTGCCCGAGACGAACCGAGATCCTGACTCGGGCGTGGTGCGGACGACAAGGATGTTATCCGGCTTGATGTCGCGGTGGATGATGCCGTTCTGGTGGGCGTGTTGCAGGGCATCGCACACGCGGGCGATCAACTCGAGCCGTTGCGTGACACTCAGGGGATCGTGGCCATCGCCCGGTGACACGGCGAACTGGAGCACATTCCGGCCTTGAATGTACTCCATTGTGTAATAAGGCATCCGCGACGGAAATGGCGGACCCTCGCCGGACGGAAATGTCACTTCCGCGACACCTGCCTCGAAAATCTGCGCGATCCCCGGATGCTGCAAACGGCCCAGGACGTGTGATTCGTGCTCGAATCGGGCGAGCGCGTCGGCCGACGCCATGAACCACCGAACCACCTTCAAAGCGACCGTGCGCCGCGGATTCTCCTGTTCGGCGAGATAGACCACGCCGAAGCCACCCTCGCCGATCTGCCGAAGAATGCGATAGGCCCCGATTTGAATCGGAACCGGCTGGCTCGAAGGGCGCAGAAGGACTTCGGTGGCGGCACGGACGGCTGCACCCACGGCGGTTTGAAATGCGGCGACGGGCGCTTCATCGTGTTCGAGAAGTCGCATGACGCAGGAACGCAGTTTTTCATCGCCGCCCGATTCACGCCGGACGAAGCGCGAGCGCTCGCCCGGCTTCAGAGCGCAGGCAGCCTGAAACAATGCCTCAGCTTTTCGAAATTCCTCGGGGGACATGCGGCGATAATCCCTCGTCAATTCCGCGCGAGCTGGCTCGATAGGTGTGCCCGGGCCATGCGCCAGTCCGCCTCAACCGTTGATATTGAAATGCCCAGGACATGCGAGATCTCATCGACGGTCATGCCGCCGTAGAATCGCAACTCGACGACCTTTGCCTTGCGGGAATCGAGCGCCGCGAGTTGCGTCAACGCTTCGTCCAACTCAACCGCGTCCACCGCATTTTTCTCCGAAGGCATGATTGACGTGGACAACATCACAGGGCGAACACCGCCCCCGCGTTTGTCTGCGGCGCGAGCCAGGGCATGATTCACCAGCGTATTACGCATGGCCCGAGCCGCGAGTGCCATGAAATGGGCACGATCGCTCCAGTTGATGTTTGCCTGGCCGGCTAGCTTGACATAAACCTCGTTGACGAGCGCCGTCGGCTGAAGCGTATGGTCCGACCGCTCGCCGCGAAGACATGCGGCCGCGAGCGCCCGAAGCTCGTCGTAGACGATCGGCAGCAGCGCATCCACGGCCGCTCGACCACCGACCGACAGGCCGGTGAGGAGTTCAGAGCGCGAAGCGTCATCCAGATGTCTGTCCGATCCGTCCACATCCGAAGTATACCCGCCCCGCGTCCTGAACACACAGTCGCGGCAGACCGTCCGCCCGCCCCACCCACCCGGAATCTTCACCGATCCGCTCGGGGCATCCCGGGCTATTCAGATCGTGACATTCGGGCGATAATCGGGCACCGATTGCGAACAGCCAGCGGCCGGCGGATGGCCATGGACTGAGAGCGATCCAACGACACCAACGAGTCCCGATGAATCGCAAAGAGGCCATTTCTCGATCGATCGAGTCCCATATCACGGCATTGCGTTCGTTGTCCGGCCAGGCCGGGACGATCGACCGGATTGTTGGCGTGATGCAGGCAGCACTTGATTCCGGTGCAAAGATCATGACCTGCGGCAACGGCGGATCGGCGGCGGAAGCCCTGCATCTGGCGGAGGAAATGATCGGGCGGTTCAGTCGCGATCGCGATCCGCTTTCGGCGCTGAGTCTATCGGCGGATCCGACCGCGATAACATGTATCTCCAATGATTTTGGATTCGAGCAGGTCTTTGCCAGACAGGTTCGCGGACTGGGCCGTAAAGGTGACGTTCTTATTGCACTCTCGACCAGCGGCCGCAGCGTGAATATCGTGGCGGCATTGGAAGCGGCCCGCGAACTGGGGATCACGACCATCGGCCTGCTGGGACGGCCGGGCAGCGCGGCAGAGCACCATTGCGACATTGCAATGACACCGGATGCGGCCAATGGCGCACACATTCAGGAAATGCACCTGATGACGATTCATCTCATTTTGGAGCAGTTGGAGCCCAAACCTCGGCCGGAAGCCTGAGCTCTGCCGCAGGCGACAGCCACTTCATCCTCCGCACATAGCCGCCGCTCACCGACGTTTTATTTGCGATGGATTGTCGACTTCTCCGGGAGTACTCGAAGGAATCCAAACTGCGCCGGTCGTACCATTGTGCCGGCGGCTTGAAGGAACTGGCTGGCTTGATACAGCAGCGGCCGGCTGCGACTAACGACAGTGCAACCGCACCGGCTGAAAGGGCCCGTCCGTGGACGGATTGCCGAATGAGGCAGCAAAGTCTTGAGGAGGCGTGTTCAATGCGGCGGGACTGCTATTCAGGGCTACGGATTGCGTACTCACGACGGCAGACTGCTTGTCCGCGGCGGCGGTTGGCCTGTTCTGAGGGACGGAATGCCTGTCCCTGTCGAGTGAACGTGATTACAGCGTCGGGTTATGACTGACAATTCTCAGCGTGAATTGCTGAGCTGGCGGCAGGTGCGTCCGAGGTCAAGTGAGACTACAATTGACCTCGTTGTCGCGCAGGGCTGTAATCTGTTGGTCGCCGGAGCGTCAACGAGGCACAGCCGCCGGGG from Phycisphaerae bacterium includes the following:
- a CDS encoding sigma-70 family RNA polymerase sigma factor, giving the protein MDDASRSELLTGLSVGGRAAVDALLPIVYDELRALAAACLRGERSDHTLQPTALVNEVYVKLAGQANINWSDRAHFMALAARAMRNTLVNHALARAADKRGGGVRPVMLSTSIMPSEKNAVDAVELDEALTQLAALDSRKAKVVELRFYGGMTVDEISHVLGISISTVEADWRMARAHLSSQLARN
- a CDS encoding SIS domain-containing protein, coding for MNRKEAISRSIESHITALRSLSGQAGTIDRIVGVMQAALDSGAKIMTCGNGGSAAEALHLAEEMIGRFSRDRDPLSALSLSADPTAITCISNDFGFEQVFARQVRGLGRKGDVLIALSTSGRSVNIVAALEAARELGITTIGLLGRPGSAAEHHCDIAMTPDAANGAHIQEMHLMTIHLILEQLEPKPRPEA